The DNA region GGGACATAATTTTGTCAGCTTGCATGAAACCCATATCTACTTTGATGAATCCGTTGGATTCAGTGAATATAAACACCGGTAATTCCGGTAAAGCGGCAACCGAGCGCTCCGATATATGCGCGGTCGAATCCGCGGCAGTGGTGGCGGAGGCTGTTTGCGCCTATGCCCTGGCCGAGGTTTTTCTGGAAAAATTCGGCGGGGACAGTATCAGCGACATAAAACAAAGCTATTCAGCTTACCTGAAAAGAATAGCCCGCAAGAAATAGGCAAATATCCTGTTAGAAAATCGCCTTTCTCTCGTCTATTATAAGCGAGAGGGGGTGATCGTTATGGGTGATTGCGCGGAAGTTCAGGTGGTCCGGTTATACCGCCTGGAGAACGAATCAAAGGTAAAGGCCTTTGTTGACGTCTCTATCGGCGATTTTATCGTCAAGGGTTTGAAGGTCCTTGAAGGCAAGAACGGCTTGTTCCTGGCTATGCCGCAGGACAAGGCTAAAGACGGTAAATGGTATGAAACATGTTTTCCGGCGACCAAGGATGCCCGGCAGAAAATAAGCCAGGTAGTCCTGGATGCGTACCAGCGTTGAGACTCTGTAGAAAATGACATAGGTATAGGAAGAGGGAAAGGTATAGAAAAACTTCAGTTATTATCTTTACCTATACCTCTACCTTTGCCTGTGTTTAAAATCGTGAGACAGATATGGGGAATATTTATCTAGTGGGGTTTATGGGAACGGGAAAGACCGCTGTGGGCCGCGAGCTGGCTGAAATAAAGGGATGGCGGTTTATTGACCTGGATGATCTGATAGAAGACTCTCAGCATAAAAGCGTCCCCGAAATATTCGCCAAGTCCGGTGAGGTTTATTTCCGAGAATTGGAAAAAGACGCGCTGTCCGGGATTTCCCGAAAGAGCGATTGTGTGGTTTCCTGCGGAGGAGGGATCGTCCTGGATCAGGGGAATATAGATGTGATGAGATCCACCGGCGTAATGGTCTGCCTTAGCGCTTCAGTGGATGAGATCATCCGCAGGACCCGCGGCCGCGTCCACCGTCCCTTATTGAATGTGCCTGACCCTAAAGAAAAAGTCGAATATCTCCTTAAAGTCCGCGCTCCTTATTATGACCGCGCAGATATCATTATCGATACTACGCAGGTCCCGATAGACGAAATAGCGAAAAAGATACTGTCCGCGATCGCAGATAAAAAATGAACGATTATGAGGCGTTGATCGGATTGAACCTTGTCCCGGAAATGGGCAGCGCCCGCCTTAAAAGGCTGTTGGCTGTTTTCGGCAGCCCGCGGGAGATACTGGCCGCTAATAGGGGATCTTTATGCGCGGTTCCGGGTATAGGCGATGGCATCGC from Candidatus Omnitrophota bacterium includes:
- a CDS encoding SpoVG family protein, which gives rise to MGDCAEVQVVRLYRLENESKVKAFVDVSIGDFIVKGLKVLEGKNGLFLAMPQDKAKDGKWYETCFPATKDARQKISQVVLDAYQR
- a CDS encoding shikimate kinase, with protein sequence MGNIYLVGFMGTGKTAVGRELAEIKGWRFIDLDDLIEDSQHKSVPEIFAKSGEVYFRELEKDALSGISRKSDCVVSCGGGIVLDQGNIDVMRSTGVMVCLSASVDEIIRRTRGRVHRPLLNVPDPKEKVEYLLKVRAPYYDRADIIIDTTQVPIDEIAKKILSAIADKK